A single region of the Manihot esculenta cultivar AM560-2 chromosome 12, M.esculenta_v8, whole genome shotgun sequence genome encodes:
- the LOC110628407 gene encoding uncharacterized protein LOC110628407, with protein MYAHFFLGGLVIIDSQKVILPFGSVGYAILNVAIVGGNKEGGDRTDIDNIIVQLNKTKNLSDSMTSEAPNPSCQRIQQQQEPASFIPKTGNNIHNISVQTGEEFSMEFLQDRATTRGICPMPSTAQNCESKYGHFNDQVHQRGYEDLAHILGLRRMDSESADDIADFAPAKGSSKETESVAYADKLNKLKMEDGDTVNRSGKVLSELVCEKGAVLGPSASAIQAQESPCSDISQPGKMKFLCSSGGKILPRPSDGKLRYVGGETRIISISKNLTWDELLKKTRCICNQPHSIKYQLPGEDLDALISVSSDEDLQNMIEEYHGLERLEGSQRLRIFLIPLGESEESSSFDGTTIQQDSPNYDYVLAVNGVFDPNPRKNSGGQVSTNEASQSGNISDQNPSFPKHSPSPLFPLEAKGGFNAFHPPIFSNEPNYMAKPPCHSPHISPIPLQHLDSMNSNIKSHGANSSVESCSSFITAQLSPENCSISAVCKQPTEELVALMNHCKNVDNLQAEQPHGVQFHNHNLCTEHVTPSVFHQCEVNFNGFSGERPIRKDRAIQSETTLLGPQDPLGLFSGSIDSIDSHHGMPHAFSDSKLQEHGRLSAYCSQEGMSPSSPLNFSKSQLSSIVSSTSQDKPEQLHENFNLVNPTLQSKLLDIESSLSQNGLDLLNLSSCLKSAGRNESIHKANAITDEQCQISKGCMEMNSEMTNAIDKINPFCHQAEKPYEEKAAVLKYNTKLLPSEANDFKPSVDNFIEQSQNYQAPSDLLFMDQRTVSNQYISLSGKVNGEQGSNILGNSSSQAEELLKNGKLHPCDESPFFDLLSGFSNNQFSPESAQGEPFESHNSKGNKDSLLIQSINSYQSAVHDDFGANTTLHVNELHSAAVNDTKDALYEIKVPRMVDDHGSYPDQKVDQLDHGGSYEKSNVEKIILAQTKSLSKNKDQNKLEPLFTEESLTDNMPCIIVSSHAIVRDVADTVNNDFRSPSAIEAESSMPHVTMPVTDPTSFDLMFPSATDSVSIIPHVRPHVADPTSGDFLSPSATVSESIMLETEFEDIKDDTGDKDKSISDAVIAEMEASIYGLQIIKNADLEELRELGSGTYGTVYHGKWRGTDVAIKRIKKSCFSGRSSEQERLTKDFWREAQILSNLHHPNVVAFYGVVPDGAGGTLATVTEYMVNGSLRHVLLKKDRSLDHRKKLIIAMDAAFGMEYLHSKNIVHFDLKCDNLLVNLRDPQRPICKVGDFGLSRIKRNTLVSGGVRGTLPWMAPELLNGSSSRVSEKVDVFSFGISLWEILTGEEPYADMHCGAIIGGIVKNTLRPPIPECCDPEWRTLMEQCWSPDPESRPSFTEITNRLRAMSFALQTKGNNIQARPVKAKLLP; from the exons atGTACGCGCATTTCTTTCTG GGTGGATTGGTGATTATTGATTCTCAGAAAGTAATTTTGCCTTTTGGATCTGTGGGATATGCGATTCTGAATGTGGCCATCGTGGGTGGAAATAAGGAGGGAGGTGATCGAACGGATATAGAT AATATTATTGTGCAGTTAAATAAGACCAAGAACTTGTCTGATTCAATGACCAGTGAGGCGCCTAATCCCTCCTGTCAAAGGATCCAACAACAACAGGAACCGGCATCTTTTATCCCCAAGACAGGAaacaatatacataacatatctgTGCAGACAGGTGAGGAATTTTCCATGGAGTTCCTCCAGGACCGTGCGACCACCAGAGGGATTTGCCCTATGCCCAGTACAGCTCAAAATTGTGAAAGCAAATATGGGCACTTTAATGATCAAGTTCATCAGCGAGGATATGAGGATCTTGCTCACATACTTGGGTTAAGGAGAATGGATTCTGAGTCTGCTGATGATATTGCTGATTTTGCACCTGCAAAAGGGTCTTCAAAGGAGACTGAAAGTGTGGCTTATGCTGACAAGTTAAACAAACTGAAAATGGAGGATGGTGATACTGTAAATAGATCAGGGAAAGTTCTCAGTGAATTGGTTTGTGAGAAGGGTGCTGTTTTGGGTCCATCTGCTTCAGCCATTCAGGCACAAGAATCCCCTTGTTCAGATATATCTCAGCCAGGAAAGATGAAGTTCCTTTGCAGTTCTGGGGGTAAGATTTTGCCAAGGCCCAGTGATGGCAAGCTCAGATATGTGGGAGGAGAGACCCGCATTATTTCCATTTCTAAGAATCTTACATGGGATGAACTCCTCAAGAAAACTAGATGTATTTGCAACCAACCTCACTCCATCAAGTATCAGCTTCCTGGTGAGGATCTTGATGCTCTTATTTCTGTGTCTTCTGATGAAGATCTTCAAAATATGATAGAGGAGTACCATGGACTTGAGAGGCTTGAGGGTTCTCAAAGGCTTCGAATATTTTTGATTCCTCTGGGTGAATCCGAGGAGTCATCTTCTTTTGATGGAACTACCATCCAGCAGGACAGCCCCAACTACGACTATGTTCTTGCTGTAAACGGCGTGTTCGATCCTAATCCTAGGAAAAACTCTGGTGGGCAGGTTTCAACAAATGAAGCAAGTCAATCTGGAAATATTTCAGATCAAAATCCAAGCTTTCCCAAACATTCTCCATCTCCTCTATTTCCTTTGGAGGCTAAAGGTGGTTTTAATGCTTTTCATCCTCCTATATTTTCAAATGAACCCAACTATATGGCCAAACCTCCCTGTCACTCTCCTCATATTTCTCCAATTCCTCTACAGCATCTAGACTCTATGAATTCTAATATAAAATCACATGGTGCTAACTCCAGTGTTGAGAGCTGCAGTTCCTTCATTACTGCTCAGTTGTCGCCTGAGAACTGCAGCATATCTGCAGTTTGCAAACAACCCACTGAGGAGCTGGTAGCTTTGATGAATCACTGCAAAAATGTGGACAATCTTCAGGCTGAACAACCACATGGAGTGCAATTCCACAACCATAATCTTTGCACAGAACACGTGACCCCCTCAGTTTTTCATCAGTGTGAAGTCAATTTTAATGGTTTCTCTGGGGAGAGGCCTATACGTAAGGACAGGGCAATTCAGTCGGAGACGACTTTATTGGGCCCACAGGATCCATTGGGTCTATTCTCAGGGTCCATAGACTCCATTGATTCTCATCATGGAATGCCACATGCCTTTTCAGATTCCAAGCTACAAGAGCATGGGAGGCTGTCTGCTTACTGTTCACAAGAGGGGATGAGCCCATCATCTCCATTGAACTTTTCCAAGTCACAGTTGTCTTCAATAGTCTCAAGTACTTCACAAGATAAACCTGAGCAGCTGCATGAGAATTTTAATTTGGTAAATCCTACCCTACAAAGTAAGTTACTGGACATTGAGTCTTCTTTGTCTCAGAATGGGCTGGATTTGCTGAATCTTTCTTCATGCTTGAAATCAGCTGGAAGGAATGAATCCATTCATAAAGCTAACGCCATTACTGATGAGCAATGCCAAATTTCAAAGGGTTGCATGGAAATGAATTCAGAAATGACGAAtgcaattgataaaattaatccATTTTGCCATCAAGCTGAAAAGCCTTATGAGGAGAAAGCTGCAGTTCTGAAGTACAACACCAAATTGCTACCTTCTGAAGCCAATGATTTCAAACCTTCTGTAGACAACTTCATCGAGCAGTCCCAGAACTATCAAGCCCCGTCTGATCTCCTATTCATGGACCAGAGGACTGTGAGCAACCAATACATCAGTTTGAGTGGAAAAGTGAATGGTGAACAAGGAAGCAACATCCTAGGGAACAGCAGTTCACAAGCTGAGGAGTTATTAAAAAATGGGAAGCTGCACCCTTGTGATGAAAGTCCTTTCTTTGATCTTTTATCTGGATTCTCTAACAATCAATTTTCCCCTGAATCAGCACAAGGTGAACCATTTGAAAGTCATAACAGTAAGGGTAACAAAGACTCCTTGCTCATACAATCTATAAACTCATACCAATCTGCTGTTCATGATGACTTTGGTGCAAATACAACCTTGCATGTGAATGAACTCCATTCTGCAGCAGTTAATGACACTAAAGATGCTTTGTATGAGATAAAGGTTCCTCGCATGGTTGATGACCATGGAAGTTATCCTGATCAGAAGGTTGACCAGTTGGATCATGGAGGATCTTATGAGAAGTCAAATGTTGAGAAGAttatcttggctcaaacaaaatcattaagtaaaaataaagaTCAAAACAAGCTGGAGCCATTATTTACCGAGGAATCTTTGACCGATAATATGCCTTGTATCATTGTATCTTCTCATGCAATTGTCAGAGATGTTGCTGATACAGTCAACAATGATTTTAGATCTCCTTCAGCAATCGAGGCTGAGAGCAGTATGCCACATGTTACTATGCCTGTTACTGATCCAACCAGCTTTGACCTTATGTTTCCAAGTGCAACAGACTCGGTGAGTATCATCCCACATGTTCGCCCACATGTTGCTGATCCAACCAGCGGTGATTTTTTATCTCCTTCCGCTACAGTATCTGAAAGCATCATGCTAGAAACTGAGTTTGAG GACATAAAGGATGATACTGGAGATAAGGATAAATCTATTAGCGATGCAGTGATAGCTGAAATGGAAGCTAGCATCTACGGCTTGCAG ATTATAAAGAATGCTGATCTTGAAGAACTAAGAGAGTTAGGATCCGGCACATATGGCACAGTCTACCATGGAAAATGGCGTGGAACAGATGTTGccataaaaagaattaaaaagagCTGTTTTTCGGGGAGATCGTCAGAGCAAGAACGTTTG ACAAAAGACTTTTGGAGAGAAGCGCAGATCCTCTCAAATCTTCATCATCCAAATGTGGTTGCATTTTATGGGGTAGTTCCAGATGGGGCTGGAGGAACATTAGCCACTGTGACTGAATATATGGTCAATGGATCACTTAGGCATGTCTTACTTAAGAAGGATAG ATCACTGGATCACCGTAAAAAGCTCATAATTGCCATGGATGCAGCTTTTGGGATGGAATACTTGCACTCGAAAAATATAGTCCACTTTGATCTGAAATGTGACAATTTGCTTGTCAATTTAAGGGATCCTCAAAGACCCATATGCAAG GTTGGAGATTTTGGTCTATCAAGAATCAAACGGAATACTCTTGTATCTGGTGGCGTGCGAGGTACCCTTCCATGGATGGCACCAGAATTGTTGAATGGAAGCAGCAGTCGGGTTTCTGAGAAG GTTGATGTTTTCTCATTTGGCATTTCACTGTGGGAGATCTTGACTGGTGAGGAACCTTATGCAGATATGCATTGTGGTGCAATCATCG GTGGAATAGTTAAAAACACTCTTCGGCCTCCTATTCCGGAATGTTGTGATCCTGAGTGGAGGACGCTGATGGAGCAGTGCTGGTCACCTGACCCTGAATCTCGACCATCATTTACTGAGATAACAAATAGGCTTCGAGCTATGTCTTTCGCACTTCAGACAAAAGGAAATAATATTCAGGCAAGACCAGTGAAGGCAAAATTACTCCCATGA
- the LOC110628699 gene encoding 3-ketoacyl CoA thiolase 1, peroxisomal, which produces MEKAVNRQKVLLGHLQPSSSSSSSLSQSHESACFSTSVCAAGDSAAYHRTAAFGDDVVIVGAYRTAICKAKRGGFKDTHPDDLLGSVLKALIEKTNVNPSEVGDIVVGTVLPPGSQRATECRMAAFYAGFPETVPIRTVNRQCSSGLQAVADVAASIKAGFYDIGIGAGLECMTVDAIGRVPQVNPRVDAFVQARDCLLPMGITSENVAQRYGVTRQEQDHAAVESHRKAAAATISGKFKDEIIPVSTKIVDPKTGEEKSVTISVDDGIRPNTNMADLAKLKPAFKKDGSTTAGNASQVSDGAGAVLLTKRSVAVQKGLPVLGVFRSFAAVGVDPAVMGVGPAFAIPAAVKAAGLELNDIDLFEINEAFASQYVYCCKKLELDPEKVNVNGGAIALGHPLGATGARCVATLLHEMKRRGKDCRFGVISMCIGTGMGAAAVFERGDCVDELCNARMVKNNKLLSKDAL; this is translated from the exons atggAGAAAGCAGTAAACAGACAGAAAGTTCTTCTTGGTCATTTGcaaccctcttcttcttcttcttcttctctttcgcAATCCCATGAGTCAGCTTGTTTCTCT ACTTCAGTTTGTGCGGCTGGAGATAGTGCTGCATATCACCGTACAGCTGCTTTTGGTGATGATGTAGTGATAGTGGG TGCTTACCGTACTGCCATTTGCAAAGCCAAGCGAGGTGGTTTCAAGGATACCCATCCTGATGATCTACTTGGCTCTGTTTTGAAG GCACTGATAGAGAAAACAAATGTGAATCCAAGTGAGGTAGGGGACATAGTTGTTGGTACAGTTCTTCCTCCTGGTTCACAAAGGGCAACTGAGTGCAGGATGGCAGCTTTCTATGCTGGTTTTCCTG AAACGGTGCCCATCAGAACAGTCAACAGGCAATGCTCCTCTGGCCTGCAGGCGGTAGCTGATGTTGCTGCTTCCATAAAAGCTGGATTTTATGACATTG GCATTGGGGCTGGGTTGGAGTGCATGACAGTGGATGCAATTGGCAGGGTTCCCCAAGTTAACCCAAGA GTAGATGCCTTTGTACAAGCTCGAGATTGTCTCCTTCCTATGGGTATTACTTCTGAAAATGTTGCACAGCGGTATGGTGTTACACGGCAAGAGCAAGACCATGCTGCA GTTGAATCTCATAGGAAAGCTGCTGCTGCAACAATATCTGGAAAATTCAAAGATGAAATCATTCCAGTTTCTACAAAG ATTGTAGACCCAAAAACTGGTGAAGAGAAGTCTGTCACAATTTCAGTGGATGATGGAATTCGACCAAACACAAACATGGCAGATCTGGCAAAGCTGAAGCCTGCATTCAAAAAGGATGGGTCCACAACTGCTG GTAATGCTAGCCAGGTCAGTGATGGTGCTGGCGCAGTCCTTCTTACTAAAAGAAGTGTGGCTGTGCAGAAGGGACTTCCAGTTCTCGGTGTGTTCAG GAGTTTTGCTGCTGTTGGTGTGGATCCTGCTGTTATGGGAGTAGGCCCAGCTTTTGCAATTCCAGCTGCAGTGAAAGCTGCTGGACTAGAACTTAATGATATTGATCTGTTTGAAATTAATGAG GCATTTGCATCCCAGTATGTTTATTGTTGTAAGAAACTGGAGCTTGATCCAGAAAAGGTAAATGTCAATGGTGGCGCAATTGCTCTTGGGCATCCTTTGGGTGCTACAG GTGCCCGCTGTGTTGCAACTCTTCTGCATGAAATGAAGCGTCGCGGGAAGGACTGCCGCTTTGGAGTAATCTCAATGTGCATAG GCACAGGTATGGGGGCTGCTGCTGTTTTTGAGAGAGGAGATTGTGTCGATGAGCTATGCAATGCTCGAATGGTTAAAAATAACAAGCTTCTATCAAAGGATGCTCTTTAG